The Allorhodopirellula heiligendammensis genome includes a window with the following:
- the malQ gene encoding 4-alpha-glucanotransferase: MKFPRSSGVLLHITSLPGEPGTGDLGEQAYRFVDFLAAAGQKVWQILPLSPPAEGNSPYSAYSAFAGNPLMISLPQLIHDDLLTANDLSQASPAPTQSDATTAMPAPTSPASQRHCDFAAAAVHKEAALCIAFERFQNTASHPLRAPLLAFCKKQAKWLDEFSRFEALMRRLGDATWTNWPPELVTRQPAALSQWDEELAEAIQYSKFKQFVFDRQWHALKRYAGEHNVQICGDMPIFVAHESADVWANQTLFAVDETGNPTLVAGVPPDYFSKTGQLWGNPQYDWDALEKTHYRWWTERFGEAMRQFDLLRVDHFRGFEAYWAVPATARTAVSGAWKKGPGAKPFDAAREELGELPFIAEDLGLITEEVHQLREQLGFPGMRVLQFGFDQMEDDFHRPNTFPEDSIAYTGTHDNDTLVGWLKKREPSSPDPLAEWIATHEHPPGEQVHWQLIDAVLQSPSSIAIVPMQDLLGLDNAARMNIPGQAAGNWTWRMDDTSLNAALADKLKSMTQRAGR, translated from the coding sequence ATGAAATTCCCCCGATCATCCGGCGTCCTCCTGCACATCACCAGCCTGCCGGGAGAACCCGGGACAGGCGATCTTGGGGAACAAGCATACCGATTTGTAGATTTCCTCGCCGCCGCTGGCCAGAAAGTATGGCAGATTCTACCGCTTTCGCCACCCGCTGAGGGCAACTCTCCCTACAGCGCCTACTCCGCGTTCGCCGGCAATCCTCTGATGATCAGCCTGCCACAGTTGATTCACGATGACCTACTCACCGCCAACGACTTATCCCAGGCTTCCCCAGCCCCGACGCAGTCAGACGCCACGACTGCGATGCCAGCACCCACCTCGCCAGCTTCACAAAGGCACTGCGACTTTGCTGCCGCCGCCGTGCACAAGGAAGCCGCACTGTGCATCGCATTCGAGCGATTTCAGAACACAGCATCGCACCCATTGCGTGCCCCCCTGCTCGCATTCTGTAAAAAACAAGCCAAATGGCTGGACGAATTCTCCCGTTTCGAGGCGTTGATGCGGCGACTCGGCGACGCAACCTGGACGAATTGGCCCCCTGAACTTGTCACCCGGCAACCCGCCGCCCTGAGCCAATGGGACGAAGAACTCGCCGAAGCGATCCAGTATTCGAAATTCAAACAGTTTGTGTTTGATCGCCAGTGGCACGCACTGAAACGCTACGCAGGCGAGCACAATGTACAGATCTGCGGCGACATGCCCATCTTTGTCGCTCACGAGAGCGCGGACGTGTGGGCCAACCAAACTCTATTCGCCGTTGACGAGACCGGCAATCCCACGCTCGTCGCCGGCGTGCCCCCGGATTACTTCAGCAAAACCGGGCAACTCTGGGGAAACCCGCAATACGACTGGGATGCTCTGGAAAAGACCCACTATCGCTGGTGGACGGAACGCTTCGGCGAAGCAATGCGACAGTTCGACCTGTTGAGAGTGGACCATTTCCGCGGTTTCGAAGCCTATTGGGCCGTGCCCGCCACGGCACGAACGGCCGTTTCCGGAGCCTGGAAAAAAGGCCCGGGCGCCAAACCATTCGACGCTGCCCGCGAAGAACTCGGCGAACTGCCGTTTATCGCAGAAGACTTGGGACTGATCACCGAAGAAGTCCACCAACTTCGCGAACAACTCGGATTCCCCGGCATGCGAGTGCTACAGTTCGGGTTTGACCAAATGGAAGACGACTTCCATCGACCAAACACTTTCCCCGAGGATTCGATTGCCTATACGGGCACGCACGACAACGACACACTCGTCGGCTGGCTGAAAAAACGCGAACCCTCGTCGCCCGATCCGCTCGCCGAGTGGATCGCCACGCACGAACACCCGCCAGGAGAACAGGTTCACTGGCAACTGATTGACGCGGTGCTGCAATCACCTAGCAGCATCGCCATTGTCCCCATGCAAGACTTACTCGGCCTGGATAACGCGGCGCGTATGAACATTCCCGGCCAGGCCGCTGGTAACTGGACGTGGCGAATGGACGACACCTCCCTCAACGCCGCTCTGGCGGACAAGCTGAAATCGATGACGCAGCGGGCGGGCCGGTAG
- the xylA gene encoding xylose isomerase, translating to MTAFPDVPVIQYEGPQSDNPLAFRWYNPEEVVEGKTMREHLRFSIVYWHTFRGTGSDPFGPGTALRPWDDGSESVDNAKKRAVVAFELFTKLQAPYYAFHDRDVAPEGGSLAESHANLDAVADVLAEQQQSTGVKLLWGTANMFSNPRFMHGAATSCNADVFAYCAGQVKKALEVTHRLGGENYVFWGGREGYQNLYNTDMKRELDHLAKFFHMAVDYAKEIGFKGQFLIEPKPKEPTKHQYDSDAAACMNFLRSYGLEDHFKLNLETNHATLAGHTMMHELDYAGMQGALGSIDANTGDMLLGWDTDQFGTDYYLTAQTMLMILKHGGLGSGGVNFDAKVRRESHEPIDLFYAHIGSMDAYAKGLKIAAAIRESGELCDFVKNRYASWDEGIGAKIESGNVGFAELEKYMLDKGEVTANASGRQEMLENLFNKHIDRV from the coding sequence ATGACCGCTTTTCCAGATGTGCCCGTCATTCAATACGAAGGCCCCCAAAGTGACAATCCACTCGCCTTCCGCTGGTACAATCCCGAGGAAGTGGTGGAGGGCAAGACGATGCGTGAGCATTTGCGTTTCAGCATCGTTTACTGGCACACCTTCCGTGGTACGGGCAGTGACCCATTCGGCCCTGGTACCGCATTGCGACCTTGGGACGATGGAAGTGAGAGCGTCGATAATGCGAAAAAACGCGCCGTAGTGGCGTTTGAGCTGTTCACCAAGCTGCAAGCACCTTACTACGCGTTCCATGACCGTGACGTTGCCCCGGAAGGTGGTTCGCTCGCAGAGTCGCACGCCAACCTGGACGCTGTTGCTGACGTGCTGGCGGAGCAGCAACAGTCCACGGGCGTGAAGTTGCTCTGGGGCACTGCGAATATGTTCAGCAATCCGCGATTCATGCACGGTGCGGCAACGTCGTGCAACGCCGATGTGTTCGCTTACTGTGCCGGTCAAGTTAAAAAGGCCTTGGAAGTCACACACCGATTGGGTGGCGAGAATTACGTGTTTTGGGGCGGCCGGGAGGGCTACCAAAATCTCTACAACACGGACATGAAGCGGGAGCTCGACCATCTGGCCAAGTTCTTCCACATGGCTGTTGATTATGCCAAGGAGATCGGTTTCAAGGGTCAGTTTTTGATTGAACCTAAGCCCAAAGAGCCGACCAAGCATCAGTACGATAGCGACGCGGCGGCCTGCATGAATTTCCTGCGCAGCTACGGTCTGGAAGATCACTTCAAGCTCAATTTGGAGACCAACCATGCCACGCTCGCCGGGCACACCATGATGCACGAACTCGATTACGCAGGGATGCAGGGTGCCCTGGGCAGCATCGATGCCAATACCGGTGATATGCTGTTGGGTTGGGACACCGATCAATTCGGCACCGATTACTACCTGACGGCGCAAACGATGCTGATGATTCTCAAGCACGGTGGCCTGGGCAGTGGCGGGGTGAACTTTGACGCAAAGGTGCGGCGTGAATCGCATGAGCCGATCGATCTGTTTTATGCCCACATCGGCAGCATGGATGCTTACGCCAAGGGACTGAAGATCGCTGCGGCGATTCGCGAGAGCGGTGAGCTGTGCGATTTCGTTAAGAATCGCTACGCGAGCTGGGATGAGGGGATCGGCGCCAAAATCGAGAGCGGTAACGTGGGCTTCGCGGAGCTCGAGAAGTACATGCTCGACAAGGGCGAAGTAACCGCGAACGCGAGCGGACGCCAAGAAATGCTTGAAAACTTGTTCAACAAGCACATCGATCGCGTCTAA
- a CDS encoding GDP-mannose 4,6-dehydratase translates to MNPYPSPPAKVALITGITGQDGSYLAEWLLEKGYVVHGLVRRTSNTVRSRLDALFRNKDIYERTLFLHYGDLDDITTIRRILVKTEPDEIYHLAGQSHVGLSFEIPESTCQFTAMGTLRLLEMIRDLDKQPKLLHISSSEIFGRPESSPQNELTPMRPVTPYGVAKAFATQMVQVYRRSFDCFACNAICYNHESPRRGESFVTRKITRAAAAISLGRQSELRLGNLDARRDWGDAQNYVTAMWMMLQQDTPDDYVLATGRTHSVADFLQFAFEHVGLDWREFVVADSKFIRPTDVADLCGDPSKAIDTLGWQPPSSCQELAQRMVDHDRSKLLSVSD, encoded by the coding sequence CTGAACCCTTACCCCTCTCCTCCCGCCAAAGTCGCCCTGATCACCGGCATCACCGGTCAGGACGGTTCGTATCTCGCTGAATGGCTGCTAGAAAAGGGTTACGTCGTCCATGGGCTGGTACGCCGGACCAGCAACACCGTGCGCTCCCGGCTCGACGCGTTGTTTCGCAACAAAGATATTTACGAGCGCACGCTGTTCTTGCACTACGGCGACCTTGACGACATCACCACGATTCGCCGGATACTGGTAAAAACGGAGCCGGACGAAATCTACCACTTGGCGGGGCAAAGCCATGTGGGACTGAGTTTCGAGATTCCAGAATCGACGTGCCAGTTCACCGCGATGGGCACACTTCGATTGTTAGAGATGATCCGCGATCTCGATAAGCAACCGAAACTGTTGCACATCAGCAGCAGCGAAATCTTCGGACGACCAGAGAGCTCACCGCAAAACGAATTGACGCCCATGCGGCCGGTAACGCCCTACGGCGTCGCCAAAGCGTTTGCAACGCAAATGGTGCAAGTCTATCGCCGGTCGTTCGATTGCTTCGCGTGCAATGCGATTTGCTACAACCACGAGTCGCCCCGTCGCGGCGAATCCTTCGTCACCCGCAAAATCACGCGTGCCGCTGCGGCGATTTCGCTGGGCCGACAATCAGAGCTTCGGCTGGGCAATCTCGATGCCCGAAGAGACTGGGGCGATGCCCAAAACTACGTCACGGCGATGTGGATGATGCTCCAACAAGACACCCCCGACGACTATGTACTCGCGACCGGCCGCACGCACTCGGTCGCCGACTTCCTTCAATTCGCGTTTGAACACGTGGGATTGGATTGGCGAGAGTTCGTTGTGGCTGACTCTAAGTTCATCCGCCCGACCGATGTCGCGGACTTGTGTGGGGACCCCTCCAAAGCCATCGACACGCTCGGCTGGCAGCCACCAAGCAGCTGTCAAGAACTTGCTCAGAGAATGGTTGACCACGATCGGAGCAAGTTATTATCAGTCAGCGACTAG
- a CDS encoding GDP-L-fucose synthase family protein — protein sequence MPFHKIFVAGHRGMVGSAILRQLAAAEATANWPAAEIVTRSREELDLCDQAAVDAFFASAKPDCVLFAAARVGGIHANATYPAEFSYENTVMAVNAIHAAYRHGVQRFLFLGSTCIYPRNAPQPMAESCLLSSPLEPTNEAYALAKIMGLKLCQYYRQQYGVLFHSAMPTNLYGPGDNYHPENSHVIPGMIRRIDAAKREDAEVVTVWGSGTPRREFLHVDDLARAILHLIDLPNPPDWVNVGSGTDLTIAELATKIAGVVGYEGRIKQDLSKPDGTPVKRTDTTLINSTGWFPTIDLDEGLQATYQSFLASHSLNAEH from the coding sequence ATGCCTTTCCATAAAATCTTCGTCGCTGGGCATCGGGGCATGGTGGGTAGTGCCATCCTGCGTCAACTCGCCGCCGCCGAGGCAACAGCGAATTGGCCCGCAGCTGAAATCGTGACTCGCTCCCGTGAGGAACTCGATCTCTGCGACCAAGCCGCGGTGGACGCCTTTTTCGCGTCAGCAAAGCCCGACTGTGTCCTGTTCGCCGCAGCGAGGGTAGGAGGGATCCATGCGAATGCAACGTACCCGGCCGAGTTCAGCTACGAGAACACCGTCATGGCGGTCAATGCCATCCACGCCGCCTACCGCCATGGCGTCCAACGGTTCCTATTCTTGGGAAGCACCTGCATCTACCCTCGAAATGCCCCCCAGCCGATGGCAGAGTCCTGCCTCCTTTCGAGTCCACTTGAGCCGACGAACGAAGCCTACGCGCTCGCGAAAATCATGGGACTGAAATTGTGCCAATATTATCGCCAGCAATATGGAGTATTGTTTCATTCCGCCATGCCCACAAATTTGTATGGACCAGGTGACAATTACCACCCCGAAAACTCACACGTCATTCCCGGTATGATTCGCCGTATCGATGCCGCCAAACGCGAAGACGCCGAAGTGGTCACGGTATGGGGATCCGGTACTCCGCGGCGGGAATTCCTACATGTCGATGACCTCGCCCGTGCGATCTTGCATCTCATCGATTTGCCCAACCCGCCCGATTGGGTCAACGTCGGCAGCGGTACCGATCTAACGATCGCCGAATTGGCAACGAAAATCGCTGGCGTGGTGGGCTACGAAGGTCGCATCAAACAGGATTTATCGAAACCCGATGGCACCCCCGTCAAACGCACCGATACCACCCTCATCAATTCCACAGGCTGGTTTCCCACCATCGATCTCGACGAAGGCCTGCAAGCCACCTATCAATCGTTCCTAGCATCTCACAGCCTGAACGCTGAACACTGA
- the gmd gene encoding GDP-mannose 4,6-dehydratase has protein sequence MSSKVALITGITGQDGSYLAELLLEKGYTVHGVVRRSSTFNTDRIDHIYRDPHDAGARMFLHYGDLTDGQNLTNLVLDVQPDEIYNLGAQSHVRVSFDAPAYTVQTTGVGALNVLEAARQLNKTKPTRVYQASSSEMFGEVVETPQSETTPFSPQSPYACAKVYAFHQTVNYRKSYDLFASNGILFNHESPRRGETFVTRKITRAATRIKLGLQDKLFLGNLDAKRDWGYAKDYVDGMWRMLQHDEPDDFVLATGETQTIRTFLDYAFESLDLDWQKHVEIDPRYFRPAEVDLLLGDYSKAKAKLGWEPTTSCRQLAELMIQSDMDLAKQEAGNV, from the coding sequence ATGTCTTCCAAAGTTGCGTTAATCACTGGCATCACGGGTCAAGATGGCTCCTACCTCGCTGAACTATTACTTGAGAAGGGATACACCGTGCACGGTGTCGTGCGCCGCTCAAGCACTTTCAATACCGACCGTATCGACCATATCTACCGCGACCCACATGACGCCGGTGCGAGGATGTTTTTGCATTACGGTGATCTCACCGACGGCCAGAATCTGACCAATCTGGTGCTCGATGTGCAACCTGATGAGATCTACAATCTCGGTGCCCAGTCGCACGTGCGGGTCTCCTTCGATGCTCCCGCTTACACGGTCCAGACTACCGGCGTGGGTGCGTTGAACGTCCTCGAAGCTGCCCGGCAACTCAATAAAACCAAGCCGACCCGCGTGTACCAAGCTAGCAGCAGCGAGATGTTCGGCGAGGTCGTGGAGACGCCACAATCCGAGACAACCCCCTTCAGCCCGCAAAGCCCCTACGCGTGTGCCAAGGTATACGCGTTCCACCAAACCGTGAACTACCGCAAGTCGTACGATCTGTTCGCCAGTAACGGGATCCTGTTCAATCACGAGTCGCCACGCCGCGGCGAAACATTCGTGACTCGCAAAATCACACGTGCCGCCACGCGAATCAAACTGGGCCTGCAAGACAAATTGTTTCTCGGCAACCTCGATGCCAAGCGAGACTGGGGATATGCGAAGGATTACGTCGACGGCATGTGGCGGATGCTGCAGCACGATGAACCTGACGACTTCGTCCTGGCGACCGGCGAAACCCAAACCATCCGCACCTTCCTCGACTACGCCTTCGAATCGCTTGACTTGGATTGGCAGAAACACGTCGAAATCGATCCACGCTATTTCCGCCCTGCAGAGGTCGACCTGCTGCTTGGTGATTACTCCAAAGCCAAAGCTAAATTGGGCTGGGAACCGACGACGAGTTGCCGCCAGCTCGCCGAGTTGATGATTCAAAGCGATATGGACTTAGCCAAACAAGAGGCAGGCAACGTATGA
- a CDS encoding class I SAM-dependent DNA methyltransferase, with the protein MAEPFDNYSRYYDLLYQDKDYRGESDYVRDLLHRFHPAVNSILELGSGTGRHAELFAASGLQVTGVELSTRMFEIASDRAQGVASTNSTAGFSIHQGDARNFRIDQRFDAVISLFHVASYQVSNADILNLFQTASHHLQAGGCFVFDVWYGPAVLAQQPAVRVKRLEDNTIRVLRIAEPTVDTQANRVDVHYTMIISDKTSGEVEQFTERHPMRYYFSPELHLIAEQAGLELVHSEEWMTANKPSPDTWGVTYVARKHSSKGRS; encoded by the coding sequence ATGGCTGAACCTTTCGATAATTACAGTCGCTACTACGACCTGCTCTATCAAGACAAGGACTACCGGGGCGAATCAGACTACGTCCGAGATTTGCTCCACCGATTTCACCCAGCAGTCAATTCGATTCTGGAACTGGGATCGGGAACCGGACGCCACGCGGAATTGTTTGCCGCCAGCGGCCTGCAGGTAACCGGCGTGGAATTAAGCACTCGGATGTTCGAGATCGCGAGTGATCGCGCCCAGGGAGTCGCCTCAACCAACTCGACAGCGGGATTCTCCATTCATCAGGGCGATGCGAGAAACTTTCGCATTGACCAGCGTTTCGATGCGGTCATTTCTCTGTTCCATGTCGCCAGCTACCAAGTCAGCAATGCGGACATCCTGAATTTGTTCCAGACCGCCAGCCACCATTTACAGGCCGGTGGCTGCTTTGTGTTCGACGTCTGGTACGGGCCCGCTGTCCTGGCCCAACAGCCCGCCGTGCGCGTGAAGCGTCTCGAAGATAACACCATTCGTGTTCTGCGGATTGCCGAGCCCACGGTTGACACGCAAGCCAATCGCGTTGACGTCCACTACACAATGATTATCAGTGACAAAACCTCCGGCGAAGTTGAGCAGTTTACCGAGCGTCATCCCATGCGGTATTACTTTTCGCCTGAACTCCACCTGATCGCTGAACAGGCAGGATTGGAATTGGTCCACAGCGAAGAATGGATGACCGCCAACAAGCCATCGCCAGACACTTGGGGTGTAACCTACGTCGCTCGCAAGCACTCATCAAAAGGTCGCTCATGA
- a CDS encoding DegT/DnrJ/EryC1/StrS family aminotransferase → MIPVNTPLLDGNEREYLLECIDSGWISNEGPFVARFEQAFAETVGRKHGVACANGSGALDIAVAAAGIGPGDEVIMPTFTIISPAASVVRAGGVPVLVDSDPVTWNMNLGQIEAKISPRTKAILVVHLYGLPVDMDPLLEIAERHGLIVIEDAAEMHGQTYRGQPCGSFGLMSTFSFYPNKHITCGEGGMVVTDDDDVAEHCRRLRNLCFQPGRRFVHEELGWNYRMTNMQAAIGLAQLERLDAHVQRKRAMGTAYQTALSDTANIQLPLATTDYAENIYWVFGIVLGTNIDQDAAGIMQQLANQAIGTRPFFWPIHEQPVFLNQNLFTNESYPVAETLARRGFYLPSGLGLSTDDLSEVVTALRGCLPATR, encoded by the coding sequence ATGATTCCCGTCAATACGCCGCTACTCGACGGCAACGAGCGCGAGTATTTGCTCGAATGCATCGACAGTGGATGGATCAGCAATGAGGGGCCATTCGTGGCCCGGTTCGAACAAGCCTTCGCCGAGACCGTAGGACGCAAGCACGGTGTTGCCTGCGCGAATGGTTCGGGAGCTCTCGACATCGCCGTGGCCGCCGCGGGTATCGGGCCAGGCGATGAAGTCATCATGCCGACCTTCACGATCATCTCGCCTGCAGCTTCCGTCGTTAGGGCGGGAGGAGTTCCCGTCCTCGTCGACAGCGACCCGGTGACCTGGAACATGAACTTGGGTCAGATCGAGGCCAAGATTAGCCCCCGCACCAAAGCAATTCTCGTGGTGCATCTGTACGGGCTACCTGTCGACATGGACCCGTTGCTGGAAATCGCCGAGCGACATGGCCTCATCGTGATCGAGGATGCTGCTGAGATGCATGGTCAAACCTATCGCGGACAGCCATGTGGAAGTTTCGGCCTGATGAGCACGTTCAGTTTCTATCCAAACAAGCATATTACCTGTGGCGAAGGTGGTATGGTCGTGACGGATGACGACGACGTCGCCGAGCACTGCCGCCGGTTGCGAAACCTGTGTTTTCAACCTGGACGACGGTTCGTGCACGAGGAACTCGGCTGGAACTACCGGATGACCAACATGCAAGCGGCAATCGGATTGGCGCAGCTGGAGAGACTGGACGCCCACGTCCAACGCAAACGAGCAATGGGCACCGCCTACCAAACCGCGTTGAGTGATACCGCCAATATCCAATTGCCCCTGGCCACGACCGATTACGCAGAGAATATCTACTGGGTATTCGGGATCGTGCTTGGCACAAATATCGATCAGGATGCGGCAGGCATCATGCAACAATTGGCTAACCAAGCCATCGGCACGCGTCCCTTCTTCTGGCCGATTCACGAACAGCCCGTGTTTCTAAACCAGAACCTGTTCACGAATGAATCCTACCCGGTTGCCGAGACCCTCGCCCGGCGAGGTTTCTATCTCCCCAGCGGATTGGGGCTGTCGACAGACGATCTCAGCGAGGTTGTCACCGCCTTGCGTGGCTGCCTCCCCGCAACACGATAG
- a CDS encoding ABC transporter permease, with the protein MATDSTPTETPQVSSDSAFDDDDWDLIIEPHSSLLSLQLGEVWRYRDLLYLFTRRDIVSFYKQTILGPIWFFIQPIFTTLVYVLVFGKIAGLSTDGLPQILFYLCGITFWNYFSECFNKTATVFKDNAPLFGKVYFPRIISPLSIVISNLLRFAIQFSLFLVIFVWYWAKGEIHPNSMVMLFPIIVFTMAAMGLGFGMLFSAMTTKYRDMVFLLTFGVQLLMYATPVIYPFSQMPESVAKYLAWNPLAPLFEATRYGFLGAGNFTSLGIIYSVIFAVVLFLFSTVIFNRVERTFMDTV; encoded by the coding sequence GTGGCAACTGACAGCACACCAACCGAAACCCCGCAAGTCTCAAGCGATTCGGCTTTTGATGACGACGACTGGGATCTCATTATCGAACCTCACTCTTCTCTGCTATCACTGCAGTTAGGCGAAGTTTGGCGGTACCGAGATCTTCTGTACCTGTTCACGCGTCGTGACATCGTTTCCTTCTACAAGCAAACGATCCTCGGTCCGATCTGGTTCTTCATCCAGCCCATTTTCACGACACTCGTTTACGTCTTGGTATTTGGCAAGATTGCTGGCCTTTCCACTGATGGCCTGCCACAAATACTGTTCTACCTGTGTGGCATCACATTCTGGAATTACTTTTCTGAATGCTTTAATAAGACCGCCACGGTTTTTAAAGACAACGCCCCACTGTTTGGCAAAGTTTACTTCCCGAGGATTATTTCGCCTCTTTCGATCGTGATCTCCAATCTGCTGCGTTTCGCAATCCAATTCTCACTATTCTTGGTAATTTTCGTTTGGTACTGGGCGAAGGGCGAAATACATCCAAATTCGATGGTAATGCTATTTCCGATCATTGTCTTCACGATGGCGGCGATGGGACTTGGCTTTGGAATGCTGTTTTCAGCAATGACGACGAAATACCGCGACATGGTGTTCCTGCTGACCTTCGGTGTGCAGTTATTGATGTACGCCACCCCTGTGATCTACCCGTTCTCTCAGATGCCCGAAAGCGTCGCAAAGTATCTCGCTTGGAATCCACTCGCTCCGCTCTTCGAGGCCACACGCTACGGGTTCCTTGGTGCAGGTAATTTTACGTCTCTTGGCATCATCTACTCCGTCATCTTTGCGGTCGTGCTGTTTTTGTTCTCCACGGTCATCTTTAACCGCGTCGAACGTACTTTCATGGACACGGTCTAG
- a CDS encoding NAD-dependent epimerase/dehydratase family protein, which translates to MNSILVTGSSGLIGSEVCMHFATRGWKIHGVDNNQRAVFFGPSGDTRWNQQRLTQAIDKFEHHELDIRDRQHVLELLKKIKPDAIVHTAAQPSHDRAAAIPFDDFDTNAVGTLNLLEAVRQACPESPFVHMSTNKVYGDRPNTIALKELETRWDFDDADYEQGIPETFSIDQSKHSLFGASKVAADVMVQEYGRYFDIPTCCLRGGCLTGPNHSGVELHGFLSYLVKCNLEGRQYNVFGYKGKQVRDNIHSEDVARFIAAFIDSPRVAEVYNIGGGKANSCSILEAFEITRSITGREMNHTYVDENRIGDHICYYSDLSKMRANYPGWDIRISLEDTIRQIIEANLAITDS; encoded by the coding sequence ATGAACTCCATACTCGTCACCGGATCTTCGGGACTGATTGGATCAGAAGTCTGCATGCATTTCGCCACCCGCGGATGGAAGATTCATGGAGTTGACAATAATCAACGAGCGGTCTTCTTCGGACCCAGCGGAGACACGCGGTGGAATCAACAGCGGCTTACCCAAGCAATTGACAAATTTGAGCACCATGAACTCGACATTCGCGATCGCCAACACGTTCTCGAACTGCTAAAAAAAATCAAGCCTGACGCGATCGTCCACACCGCCGCCCAGCCAAGCCATGATCGGGCAGCTGCGATCCCCTTCGACGACTTTGATACCAACGCCGTGGGCACATTGAATCTACTCGAAGCGGTTCGGCAAGCCTGCCCAGAATCGCCGTTTGTGCACATGTCAACCAACAAAGTCTATGGTGATCGGCCCAACACGATTGCTTTAAAGGAACTTGAAACTCGCTGGGACTTCGACGATGCGGATTACGAACAAGGTATTCCTGAGACGTTCTCAATCGACCAATCGAAGCACTCGCTTTTTGGCGCATCGAAGGTCGCCGCAGATGTCATGGTCCAAGAATACGGCCGGTACTTCGACATCCCCACCTGCTGTCTGCGAGGCGGCTGCTTGACCGGCCCCAACCACAGCGGCGTTGAGCTGCATGGCTTCTTGAGTTACCTAGTGAAGTGCAACCTCGAAGGTCGCCAGTACAACGTCTTCGGATACAAAGGCAAGCAAGTTCGCGACAATATCCACAGCGAAGATGTTGCTCGCTTCATTGCCGCGTTCATCGACTCGCCTCGCGTTGCTGAGGTCTATAATATCGGTGGTGGTAAGGCCAACAGCTGCTCGATTCTGGAAGCTTTTGAAATCACTCGATCGATCACCGGGCGAGAAATGAATCACACCTACGTTGATGAAAACCGCATTGGTGACCACATATGCTACTACAGCGACCTGTCCAAGATGCGGGCGAATTACCCAGGGTGGGATATACGGATCTCACTCGAAGACACCATCCGCCAGATTATCGAGGCAAACCTTGCAATCACAGATAGTTGA